The proteins below are encoded in one region of Silene latifolia isolate original U9 population chromosome 2, ASM4854445v1, whole genome shotgun sequence:
- the LOC141637410 gene encoding protein FAR1-RELATED SEQUENCE 5-like: MVTCPQVYPTARHRLCQWHIQQNAISHFEKLKSDRSFQNLFNKCLNGCYNESEFEETWRKMMKDSGLEGHSWFKRLYKHRVKWSTALNNEYFSAGILSSQRSESTNHAMGFQASKTTSVTAFFGIFETTVRRWRSEEERKEFNGIRSMPTSVYPLVDLLLHTSQVYTVKLFRIFEREFALAMGTRATILPIDDSMLVYRVQPAASEDGARHVTYDCSNQLIEYTCRKLQVMGMFCSHIIRVLHMHSVGEILNRYILRRWTKFSKKAMWERLLPSDIRISAANDAINWRRSMLIATNHLITKCHNVVEARLIFEKLCVKANEEVQSLLFKLSMDEE, translated from the coding sequence atggtGACATGTCCACAGGTTTATCCCACAGCAAGACATAGGTTATGTCAGTGGCACATTCAGCAAAACGCAATATCTCACTTTGAGAAATTAAAGAGTGATCGATCGTTCCAGAACTTATTCAACAAATGTCTCAATGGTTGTTACAATGAATCAGAATTTGAAGAAACTTGGCGCAAAATGATGAAAGACTCTGGGTTGGAGGGTCATTCTTGGTTTAAGAGACTATATAAACATAGAGTTAAATGGAGCACTGCATTGAACAATGAATACTTTTCTGCCGGGATATTATCGTCTCAGAGGAGCGAGAGCACAAACCATGCTATGGGTTTTCAAGCTTCGAAGACCACGTCAGTGACCGCTTTCTTTGGGATATTTGAAACCACGGTGAGAAGATGGAGAAGTGAGGAGGAGCGGAAAGAATTCAACGGTATAAGATCCATGCCAACCTCCGTTTACCCTCTTGTTGATCTGTTGCTTCATACATCTCAAGTTTATACTGTGAAGCTCTTTCGCATCTTTGAGAGAGAATTCGCTCTTGCAATGGGAACTCGTGCCACAATCTTGCCAATTGATGACTCTATGTTGGTGTATCGCGTCCAACCCGCTGCTTCTGAGGACGGGGCACGTCATGTCACGTATGATTGCTCTAATCAGTTAATTGAATACACTTGCCGAAAGCTCCAGGTTATGGGTATGTTTTGCAGTCACATCATCCGTGTCCTCCACATGCATTCTGTTGGGGAGATACTGAACAGGTACATATTACGCAGATGGACGAAATTTTCCAAGAAAGCTATGTGGGAGAGGCTCCTCCCAAGCGACATTCGCATAAGCGCTGCGAATGACGCCATAAACTGGCGTCGTTCAATGTTGATAGCTACAAATCATCTTATCACTAAATGCCACAATGTTGTTGAGGCAAGACTTATTTTTGAGAAGTTGTGTGTGAAGGCTAATGAGGAAGTGCAGTCGTTACTGTTCAAACTTAGTATGGACGAAGAATGA
- the LOC141642454 gene encoding ATP-citrate synthase alpha chain protein 3: MARKKIREYDSKRILKQHLKRIANIDLPICSAQVTESTDFTQLVNEETWLSSSRLVVKPDMLFGKRGKSGLVALNLDLAQVADFVKERVGKEVEIGGCKAPVTTFIVEPFVPHEQEFYLSVVSERLGCTISFSECGGIEIEENWDKVKTIFLPSEKSLTTEACAPLIATLPLEIRDKIGDFIKGVFAVFLDLDFSFLEMNPFTLVNGEPYPLDMRGELDDTAAFKNFNKWGNIEFPLPFGRVLSPTEGFIHALDEKTSASLKFTILNPKGRIWTMVAGGGASVIYADTVGDLGYASELGNYAEYSGAPNEEEVLQYARVVIDCATANPDGRKRALLIGGGIANFTDVAATFSGIIRALREKETKLKSARMHIFVRRGGPNYQTGLAKMRALGEELGIPLEVYGPEATMTGICKQAIDCIMAKD; encoded by the exons ATGGCAAGAAAGAAGATCAGAGAGTATGATTCTAAAAGGATTCTTAAGCAACATCTTAAACGTATTGCCAACATTGATCTACCCATTTGTTCTGCTCAA GTAACAGAATCAACAGACTTCACTCAATTGGTGAATGAAGAGACATGGCTATCCTCATCAAGATTGGTTGTAAAACCGGATATGCTGTTTGGCAAGCGTGGAAAGAGTGGCCTTGTGGCTTTGAATTTGGATTTAGCTCAAGTTGCAGACTTTGTGAAAGAGCGAGTAGGAAAGGAG GTTGAGATTGGAGGTTGTAAGGCACCGGTTACGACATTTATcgttgaaccatttgtcccgcaCGAGCAGGAGTTTTATCTTTCGGTTGTATCTGAAAGGCTTGGTTGCACTATAAGCTTCTCAGAATGTGGTGGTATTGAGATCGAGGAGAACTGGGACAAG GTGAAGACTATATTTCTACCATCAGAGAAATCGTTGACCACCGAGGCTTGTGCTCCATTGATTGCCACGCTTCCCTTAGAG ATACGGGACAAAATTGGTGATTTCATCAAGGGTGTCTTTGCAGTTTTTCTGG ACTTGGACTTCAGTTTTCTGGAGATGAATCCATTTACCTTGGTGAATGGGGAGCCATATCCATTGGACATGAGGGGTGAACTTGATGATACAGCTGCTTTCAAGAATTTCAACAA GTGGGGAAACATAGAATTCCCATTACCTTTTGGTCGAGTTTTGAGTCCCACAGAAGGTTTTATTCATGCTTTGGATGAAAAG ACAAGTGCATCCTTGAAATTTACCATTCTAAACCCAAAAGGACGTATTTGGACCATGGTTGCTGGAGGTGGCGCAAGTGTTATATATGCTGACACT GTTGGAGATTTGGGTTATGCATCAGAGCTTGGGAATTATGCTGAGTACAGTGGTGCCCCTAATGAAGAAGAGGTCTTACAATATGCTAGGGTGGTCATAGAT TGTGCCACTGCAAACCCTGATGGTCGTAAAAGAGCCCTGTTGATAGGAGGCGGGATTGCCAACTTTACTGATGTTGCTGCCACATTTAGTGGGATCATCAGAGCTCTTCGTGAAAAG GAAACTAAACTGAAATCTGCAAGAATGCATATCTTTGTTCGAAGAGGAGGTCCAAACTATCAAACAGGTCTTGCAAAGATGCGTGCACTTGGAGAGGAGCTTGGAATCCCTCTTGAG GTGTATGGACCTGAGGCTACCATGACCGGAATTTGCAAGCAAGCAATCGACTGTATTATGGCTAAAGATTAA
- the LOC141642456 gene encoding squamosa promoter-binding-like protein 1: protein MTEMKAVGKRTLEWDLNDWKWDGDLFQATPLNAGAYGFVPELQLAVSADATNSLLPCSKVTTNPINENGNGELLKKKRIIVVHEDEDLNDQAAPLDLKLGEQVYPIVEADVDNGKGKSGKISKNGGTSNPVCQVEGCTTDLRNSRDYNRRHKVCEVHSKASEAVVGNFVQRFCQQCSRFHALEEFDGDKRSCRKRLAGHNKRRRKINPEIPDTGLVTDGVNAGQILNLLVRVLSNMHANNSNQAKDQDLLSQVLQNLAAVPDGSNTSRLLQGSQGLPNAGTFHGIPEKDHSRNQEPSQTTLYAQTGTLTRENRSEMPETTCRPQPVVLQATGGTLPAKESVQEASVEKHGLGGIDLNTVYNDDSHDCIDDVANATGSVSGTYWAEQTLPSPPPTSGTSATTSGQSSSSSGEIQCRTDRIVFKLFDKEPNDLPNVLRTQILEWLSHSPTDIEGYIRPGCIVLTLYLRLNTSLWEEFGCDISSNLSRLLDVSDDPFWKTGSIYARIQQRAAFICDGQFILDAPLPLRSPRSRISSISPVALPAGEEVQLVVRGSNLSGPTSRLLCAIEGRYLVQEDCSRLVERTDTPTREDENHSLSFSCSIPNVPGRGFIEVEDFDLSGCFFPFIVAEPDVCYEICMLEREMEMGSSEDGDTNVECPALDFLHEMGWLLHRNSVRFKENHQELTLILFPFERLKWLVEFSMDHDWRAVLKKLMDLLFSGIVDIGAYASIDDGLADIALLHTAVRRNSKLMVEFLLRYVPPNKVENTLVMEQKQPDCVPPSSMLFRPDLAGAGGLTPLHIAASTAGSENVLEALLEDPGKVGIEAWKNARDSTGLTPCDYASLRGHYRYLHLVQRKINQKSSGKHVVVDIPSLSRFELNQAQKDKLKSIAFDSFYTEKARISESCKLCDQMPNYRLGSAPQKFRPVMISLVAIAVVCVCTALLFKSAPQVCDIFGPFSWESLKYGAM from the exons ATGACGGAGATGAAGGCGGTGGGAAAAAGGACTTTAGAATGGGATTTGAATGATTGGAAATGGGATGGTGATCTTTTTCAGGCTACCCCTTTGAATGCCGGAGCGTATGGTTTTGTGCCGGAGCTTCAGCTTGCAGTTAGTGCTGATGCAACTAATAGCTTGTTGCCTTGTTCCAAAGTTACTACTAATCCAATTAATGAGAATGGGAATGGGGAATTGCTAAAGAAAAAGCGGATTATTGTTGTTCATGAGGATGAGGACTTGAATGATCAAGCTGCGCCTCTCGACTTGAAGTTGGGTGAACAGGTTTATCCTATTGTAGAGGCAGATGTTGATAATGGGAAGGGGAAGAGTGGGAAGATAAGTAAGAATGGAGGAACTTCTAACCCTGTTTGCCAAGTAGAAGGTTGTACAACTGATCTTAGAAATTCTAGGGATTATAACAGACGTCATAAGGTTTGTGAAGTGCACTCAAAGGCCAGTGAAGCTGTTGTGGGCAATTTCGTTCAACGGTTTTGTCAGCAGTGCAGCAGGTTCCATGCTCTTGAAGAATTTGATGGTGATAAGAGAAGCTGTCGAAAAAGATTGGCTGGACATAACAAGAGGAGACGAAAAATCAATCCTGAAATTCCCGATACTGGCTTAGTGACTGATGGAGTTAATGCTGGCCAGATACTTAATCTTCTGGTCAGAGTATTGTCCAATATGCACG CAAATAATTCAAATCAGGCAAAAGACCAAGATCTCCTTTCTCAGGTTTTGCAGAATCTTGCTGCTGTACCTGATGGAAGCAATACATCTAGGCTATTGCAAGGATCTCAGGGTTTACCTAATGCGGGAACATTTCACGGGATTCCAGAAAAG GATCATTCAAGGAATCAAGAACCATCACAAACCACACTTTATGCACAGACAGGGACATTAACGAGGGAGAATCGGAGTGAGATGCCGGAAACTACATGTAGGCCACAACCAGTAGTTTTACAAGCAACGGGGGGCACTCTTCCTGCAAAAGAAAGTGTGCAAGAGGCTTCTGTAGAAAAACACGGGCTTGGTGGCATCGATTTGAATACTGTCTATAATGATGACTCGCATGATTGTATAGATGACGTGGCTAATGCCACTGGCTCTGTCAGTGGAACATATTGGGCTGAACAAACTTTACCAAGTCCACCTCCAACCAGTGGAACCTCAGCGACTACTTCTGGCCAATCTAGTTCCAGCAGCGGTGAAATACAG TGCCGCACTGATCGGATTGTTTTTAAGCTGTTTGATAAAGAACCGAATGACTTGCCCAATGTACTACGAACACAG ATTCTTGAATGGCTGTCTCACAGTCCTACGGATATTGAGGGATACATCAGACCTGGTTGTATTGTTTTGACATTATATCTTCGCTTAAATACATCATTATGGGAGGAG TTTGGCTGCGACATAAGCTCAAATCTGAGCAGACTTTTGGATGTGTCGGACGACCCTTTCTGGAAGACAGGATCGATCTATGCCAGAATACAGCAACGTGCAGCATTTATTTGTGATG GTCAATTTATTCTGGATGCACCATTACCGTTAAGAAGTCCCAGGAGTCGAATTTCAAGCATTAGTCCTGTTGCACTTCCTGCTGGCGAGGAAGTGCAGCTGGTGGTCAGGGGTTCTAATCTATCTGGGCCCACTTCCAG GTTATTATGTGCTATAGAAGGAAGGTATTTGGTCCAGGAGGATTGTAGTCGTTTAGTGGAGCGTACTGACACCCCTACGAGGGAGGATGAGAACCACTCTCTCAGCTTCTCTTGCTCTATACCAAATGTTCCTGGGAGAGGATTTATCGAG GTGGAAGATTTTGATCTCAGTGGTTGCTTTTTCCCATTTATAGTTGCCGAGCCTGATGTTTGTTATGAGATTTGCATGCTGGAAAGAGAAATGGAGATGGGAAGTAGTGAGGATGGTGACACAAATGTTGAGTGTCCGGCTCTTGACTTTTTGCATGAGATGGGTTGGCTGCTTCACAGAAACAGTGTGAGGTTCAAGGAGAACCATCAAGAGCTTACCTTGATTCTCTTCCCTTTTGAACGGTTAAAGTGGCTAGTTGAGTTCTCTATGGATCACGACTGGCGTGCTGTTCTAAAGAAACTTATGGATTTGCTTTTTAGTGGAATAGTTGATATCGGAGCTTATGCATCAATTGATGACGGACTGGCGGATATTGCTCTCTTGCATACTGCTGTCAGAAGAAATAGCAAGCTGATGGTCGAGTTTCTTTTAAGATATGTCCCGCCAAACAAGGTTGAAAATACATTAGTCATGGAGCAGAAACAGCCAGATTGTGTTCCACCCAGCAGCATGTTATTTAGGCCTGATTTGGCGGGAGCTGGCGGGTTGACTCCTCTGCACATAGCGGCTAGTACCGCTGGCTCAGAGAATGTATTGGAAGCGTTGCTTGAGGATCCTGGAAAG GTTGGTATTGAAGCTTGGAAAAATGCACGGGACAGCACAGGACTGACCCCATGTGATTATGCGAGCTTGAGAGGTCACTACCGCTACCTTCATCTCGTCCAGAGGAAAATTAACCAGAAGTCGTCTGGCAAACATGTGGTGGTTGACATTCCGTCTCTATCCCGCTTTGAATTGAACCAAGCTCAAAAAGATAAACTCAAATCCATAGCATTTGATAGTTTCTACACCGAGAAGGCCCGTATCAGTGAAAGCTGCAAACTTTGTGACCAGATGCCAAATTACCGACTCGGGTCAGCACCACAGAAGTTCAGACCAGTTATGATCTCTCTGGTGGCGATTGCTGTGGTTTGTGTTTGCACAGCTCTTCTTTTTAAAAGCGCGCCACAAGTTTGCGATATCTTTGGGCCCTTCAGTTGGGAATCGCTTAAATATGGAGCAATGTAG